The following are encoded together in the Streptomyces tsukubensis genome:
- a CDS encoding non-ribosomal peptide synthetase: MASRRPLYPSDGTGYPSDACLHELFQIQAARLPEATALVFQDRRVSYGELNGRANRLARHLVGLGAGPGTLVGVCLERGPELVIALMAALKTGAGYAVMDPAFPDRRLTEMARQAGTRMVVAGPGTVDRPFAPGATVVRLDTAEAAGGILERYGSDDLPAGSVPDDVAYVTFTSGSTGRPKGVLSPHRAPVRLLFGQEFLDFDRPRVWLQTAPMSWDAFAVELWGSLLHGGTCVLYDGSTPDPEVITELVAAHGITTVFWPTSLFNAVADECPRLLGELAEVMTGGEAVSPRHMAKARLAHPDLDLLHVYGPTENGIYTTWHRVTPDDLKGGTVPIGRAVAHTVVHVLDDRMQPVPEGGTGELWIGGDGLAMGYLGRPGLTAERFTASPFAPGERLYRTGDQVRVRAGRSLEFVGRNDDQVKIRGFRIEPEEVRAALVAHPALAEAAVVAVRHGQGPHRLAAYVVPGPGERAPGAAELRAFLSRRLPAHMVPSVFTALDRMPRNSVAKVDKGALPAPDWTAAAEDFVLLRGPVQETLARIWAEVLELPSVGARDDFFDLGGDSIAALRVASRAAAALGIRVTPRALFHAPTVAGLEQLLAEAGQDGTAADGAGQDQDAAGPDGPIPPAPRRNALPLSHAQRRLWFLQESDSAAAEYNTPIGLMLHGPLRTEALSLSLAALSARHEPLRTTFDSLDGIGVQTVHEVLEPGWELVDLTGLPDAERDAAAERAVRQDAERPFDLRTGPPARALLLALAPERHLLVLNLHHLVTDGWSTRLLIEELGVLYAHLCGQPGPLTPDAALAGSALPELTTRYADYAVWQRNRLDGPALAAPLERWRAKLAGTPVLELPTDRPRPPVRDSAGAVHRFDLSPELTTALRGLGREHGATLFMVLAAGVRALLARYTGEEDVAVGTVSSGRSHPETERLVGFFVNTLVLRGRVRLDEDFATLLRALRTTVLEAFDDEDVPFDRVVEAVAPERDPSRQPLVQTVVALQERLPTVNDAAGLRIEPHDLPRRHSRFDVFVEFTPRGQGLACSLEYSTALFDEASVVRLGDYLRTLLRGAVARPRVALAALPLTEEERRPALTAGASFDKPSPGVCLHEAFELRAADCPESVALVFGAHRTSYRELDEAANRLAHHLTARGAGRGQVVAVCLERGPELITALLAILKTGAAYALLDPAFPERRLTRTLDQTAARIVVTDDALAGRLAGAARVRTVSLDQDRAAVAACSALPPRSDVTPLDAACVMFTSGSTGRPKGVLSPHRAAVRVVLDQEFAEFGPDQVWLQSAPMSWDAFSLELWGALLHGGTCVLHPGSTPDPAVIAELVPAHGVTALWLSASLFNVLVDEETEVFRSVRQVITGGEAASSAHVARVQRAFPGLSLVNGYGPVESMVFATARRIRAEDTRRNSVPIGEVLAHTRVHLLDDRMEPVPPGLTGELWIGGDGLALGYLDQPAMTAERFIASPFHPGERIYRTGDLARELPEGSLEFIGRADEQVKIRGFRVEPGEVRAALLRHPALAEAAVVAVRHGEGPKRLAAYVVPAPDNAAPTATELRDFLNTVLPSHMVPAAFTAVDRLPLTPSGKLDRSALPDPGFGAAAGGAHIPPRDPTERTLARIWSEVLGVERVGAEDNFFELGGDSILSMQVVSRARAAGIPLRSKDVFLRQTIASLAAVQARTEQASADAPEPAHGDVPTTPVQHWFHTTHPVRPDHFDQYVVLHLDADTDRTALATSVAALPEWHDALRTRAVRAETGWRQHVEPAGAENVLPLRTVDLSARTPEEQDSAVAAWPHSPDARFRLEDPAKFGAVLFERGQGRGPALLLIAHHLVVDGVSWRILTEDLETGYRQAAAGRAVDLGARTTSFRAWALKLAQHTARGGFADEAGHWEGAAAPKTATLPCDADGPRDAGSARTVRVELAAEETEALLRRAPAAYHTGVETLLVAACARSVARWTGHHRTHLTMEGHGREDIFPDVDLTRTVGWFTSLYPVALSVDPDDGWDTALPSVKEQLRAVPGKGVGYGAGRYAADGARDAGEQGLPEVSFNYLGRFDSGSAAEGRLVRGSSGVQLTEDPGQARPFLLEVVARVEGGRLSMEWVYSPGVHRAETARRLAEETAEALREIVRHTAEPSAGRATPSDFPLAALDQPALDRLPVDAREVADLYPLTAMQSGMLYHSMTDPGRSLYLEQISFTVEGVDGPERLERAWRQAVADTPVLRTAVLTEGPAEPLQAVYRTASLDVTHLDWRERTHPEQRRADWAEVMREDHARGMDLGRPPLTRVTLARLPGGAVQVLWTFHHLLFDGWSAFQLLSDVLDGCGAPVSGGGTGPAPGTGSRRRPFRDYVAWLAEQDMAGAARYWRGALSGFTAPTPLPWDRQPPARWQSRSTGRLGLTVPARVTEVLTRTAREHRITLNTLVQGAWALLLSRGSGERDICFGSTRSIRPPELPGAETILGLLINTLPVRVAVPQDASLLPWLNRLQTEQSAAREHEHLPLTDVRAGSEVASGSGLFDSVLIFENYPVEDLEGRADGLRLRDVDGDVETTNYPLAVTVYPGEELSFRFAYDPELFEEETVRRLADRLGEILASAARRPDARLRDLDWLPAQEERELLAAGEGERPRAADDGTVLDLLHAQAARTPGAPALSSGATTLTYRELAERSDRLAHDLAGRGVGPEDVVAVAARPSADLVVALIGVLKAGAAYLPLAPDHPSERTALILQEASPALVLSDSAGLRALPEGLSPLPVENAGADGAGGPRPGPPTDRDRTAPLRPGHPAYILYTSGSTGRPKGVVVEHRSLADYVRWAALAYPGSAGGAVLHSPLTFDLTVTSLYPPLAGGGHVRIAELEDAAKLTGAGADTVLKATPAHLPLLDSFGGDLPGGGQLVLGGEQLLGESVARWRQGRPRATIVNEYGPTEATVGCMEYRIPPGAEIPPGPVPIGRPRAGTRLRVLDAGLRQVPVGVPGELYVAGTGLARGYVRRPALTAERFVADPYGPSGSRMYRTGDLVRRRPDGDLEFVGRTDHQVKIRGHRIELGEVEAALAAHPSVSEAAALALPVPESRDGGPGADGTGGTNGADEPRMRLVGYLVPSPGHRPDPADVRAALGGQLPAYMVPAAVVVVDALPLTVNGKLDRAALPEPPAQEGGAHTAPRTPTEEAVAELWGALLGVERVGAYDDFFELGGDSLLSLQAVLRMKVAFGLDLSPRDVLNKPTVAALAELIEDLVIAELEQAAAEEA, from the coding sequence ATGGCATCCCGGCGACCGCTGTACCCGTCGGACGGCACCGGCTACCCGTCGGACGCGTGCCTGCACGAGCTGTTTCAGATCCAGGCCGCTCGTCTGCCGGAGGCGACCGCGCTCGTCTTCCAGGACCGCCGGGTCTCCTACGGTGAGCTGAACGGCCGGGCGAACCGGCTGGCCAGGCACCTCGTGGGGCTCGGGGCCGGTCCCGGCACGCTGGTCGGGGTCTGTCTGGAACGCGGGCCGGAACTCGTCATCGCGCTGATGGCGGCCCTCAAGACCGGAGCCGGATACGCGGTCATGGACCCCGCCTTCCCCGACCGGCGGCTGACGGAGATGGCCAGGCAGGCCGGGACCCGGATGGTGGTGGCCGGGCCGGGGACGGTCGACCGGCCCTTCGCACCCGGGGCCACCGTGGTGCGGCTCGACACCGCTGAGGCGGCGGGCGGGATCCTGGAGCGGTACGGCAGCGACGACCTGCCGGCCGGCTCGGTACCGGACGACGTGGCGTACGTGACGTTCACCTCCGGCTCCACCGGACGCCCCAAGGGAGTGCTCTCCCCGCACCGCGCCCCCGTACGGCTCCTCTTCGGCCAGGAATTCCTGGACTTCGACCGGCCGAGGGTCTGGCTACAGACCGCGCCGATGTCGTGGGACGCCTTCGCGGTGGAACTGTGGGGGTCACTGCTGCACGGTGGCACCTGCGTCCTGTACGACGGCTCCACCCCCGACCCCGAGGTGATCACGGAGCTGGTGGCGGCACACGGCATCACCACCGTGTTCTGGCCGACGAGCCTCTTCAACGCGGTGGCCGACGAGTGCCCGCGGCTGCTCGGGGAGCTGGCCGAGGTCATGACGGGCGGCGAGGCGGTCTCGCCGCGCCACATGGCAAAGGCCCGGCTCGCCCACCCTGACCTGGACCTCCTGCACGTCTACGGGCCCACCGAGAACGGCATCTACACCACGTGGCACCGTGTGACGCCGGACGACCTCAAGGGTGGCACGGTGCCGATCGGCCGGGCCGTCGCGCACACCGTCGTGCATGTGCTTGACGACAGGATGCAGCCGGTGCCCGAGGGCGGCACCGGGGAGCTGTGGATCGGCGGCGACGGGCTGGCCATGGGCTACCTCGGCCGCCCGGGGCTGACCGCCGAGCGGTTCACCGCCTCGCCGTTCGCCCCGGGCGAGCGTCTCTACCGCACCGGCGACCAGGTGCGCGTCCGGGCCGGGCGGTCCCTGGAGTTCGTCGGGCGCAACGACGATCAGGTCAAGATCCGTGGTTTCCGGATCGAGCCCGAGGAGGTGCGGGCCGCCCTCGTGGCCCACCCCGCGCTCGCCGAGGCGGCCGTCGTCGCGGTGCGGCACGGCCAAGGGCCCCACAGGCTCGCGGCGTACGTCGTCCCCGGCCCCGGCGAACGGGCGCCCGGCGCGGCCGAACTGCGCGCCTTCCTCTCCCGCCGGCTGCCCGCCCACATGGTCCCCAGCGTCTTCACGGCCCTGGACCGGATGCCGCGCAACTCGGTGGCGAAGGTCGACAAGGGGGCACTGCCCGCGCCCGACTGGACCGCGGCGGCCGAGGATTTCGTCCTGCTGCGCGGACCCGTGCAGGAGACGCTGGCCCGCATCTGGGCCGAGGTGCTCGAACTGCCCTCGGTGGGCGCCAGGGACGACTTCTTCGACCTGGGCGGAGACTCCATCGCGGCGTTGCGTGTCGCCTCTCGCGCCGCCGCCGCGCTGGGGATCCGGGTGACACCGCGTGCGCTGTTCCACGCGCCCACCGTCGCCGGGCTGGAACAGCTGCTGGCGGAGGCCGGTCAGGACGGCACGGCGGCGGACGGCGCCGGTCAGGATCAGGACGCCGCGGGCCCCGACGGGCCCATCCCGCCCGCGCCGCGACGGAACGCGCTGCCGCTCTCCCACGCCCAACGCCGCCTGTGGTTCCTCCAGGAGAGCGACAGCGCCGCGGCCGAGTACAACACCCCCATCGGCCTGATGCTGCACGGCCCGCTGCGCACCGAGGCGTTGAGCCTGTCCCTGGCCGCGCTGTCCGCCCGGCACGAGCCGCTGCGCACGACCTTCGACTCACTGGACGGCATCGGTGTCCAGACCGTGCACGAGGTCCTTGAGCCCGGCTGGGAGCTGGTGGACCTGACCGGACTGCCGGACGCCGAACGGGACGCGGCGGCCGAACGCGCGGTCAGGCAGGACGCGGAACGCCCCTTCGACCTACGGACCGGCCCTCCCGCGCGGGCCCTGCTGCTCGCGCTCGCCCCCGAGCGCCACCTCCTGGTACTCAACCTCCACCACCTCGTCACCGACGGCTGGTCGACCCGGCTGCTGATCGAGGAACTGGGAGTGCTCTACGCCCATCTGTGCGGGCAGCCGGGGCCCTTGACGCCCGACGCCGCCCTGGCCGGAAGCGCCCTGCCCGAGCTGACGACCCGGTACGCGGACTACGCGGTCTGGCAGCGCAATCGGCTGGACGGCCCCGCCCTGGCCGCCCCCCTGGAGCGGTGGCGGGCGAAGCTGGCGGGGACGCCGGTACTGGAACTGCCCACCGACAGGCCCCGGCCGCCGGTGCGTGACAGCGCCGGGGCGGTGCACCGCTTCGACCTGTCGCCGGAACTCACCACCGCCCTGCGCGGGCTGGGCAGGGAGCACGGCGCCACCCTCTTCATGGTGCTGGCCGCCGGGGTACGGGCCCTGCTCGCCCGGTACACGGGCGAGGAGGACGTGGCGGTGGGCACGGTCTCGTCCGGCCGGTCCCACCCGGAGACGGAGCGCCTGGTGGGCTTCTTCGTCAACACCCTGGTGCTGCGCGGCCGCGTACGGCTCGACGAGGACTTCGCCACGCTGCTGCGTGCGCTGCGCACCACGGTCCTTGAGGCGTTCGACGACGAGGACGTGCCGTTCGACCGGGTGGTCGAGGCGGTCGCCCCCGAACGCGATCCCAGCCGCCAGCCGCTGGTGCAGACCGTGGTGGCGCTCCAGGAGCGGCTGCCCACGGTGAACGACGCGGCGGGGCTGCGGATCGAGCCCCACGACCTTCCGCGCAGACACTCGCGGTTCGACGTGTTCGTGGAGTTCACACCTCGGGGCCAGGGGCTGGCCTGCTCCCTCGAATACAGCACGGCACTCTTCGACGAGGCATCCGTCGTACGGCTCGGCGACTACCTGCGGACGCTGCTGCGCGGTGCGGTGGCCCGCCCCAGGGTGGCCCTGGCCGCGCTGCCCCTCACCGAGGAGGAGCGGCGGCCCGCGCTCACCGCCGGGGCCTCCTTCGACAAGCCCTCGCCCGGCGTCTGCCTGCACGAGGCGTTCGAACTGCGGGCGGCCGACTGCCCCGAGTCGGTGGCGCTCGTCTTCGGTGCGCACAGGACCAGCTACCGGGAGCTCGACGAGGCGGCCAACCGGCTCGCCCACCATCTGACGGCCAGGGGCGCGGGCCGTGGCCAGGTGGTCGCCGTATGCCTGGAGCGGGGGCCGGAGCTGATCACGGCGCTGCTGGCGATCCTGAAGACCGGCGCCGCCTACGCCCTGCTCGACCCGGCCTTCCCTGAACGGCGGCTGACCCGGACGCTGGACCAGACCGCCGCGCGGATCGTGGTGACCGACGACGCGCTGGCCGGCCGGCTGGCGGGGGCGGCGCGGGTGCGTACGGTCTCGCTGGATCAGGACCGGGCGGCGGTCGCCGCGTGCTCCGCGCTGCCCCCCAGGTCGGACGTGACACCGCTGGACGCCGCGTGCGTGATGTTCACGTCGGGTTCCACCGGCCGCCCCAAGGGCGTGCTGTCACCGCACCGGGCCGCCGTACGGGTGGTGCTGGATCAGGAGTTCGCCGAGTTCGGGCCCGACCAGGTGTGGCTCCAGTCCGCTCCCATGTCGTGGGACGCCTTCTCGCTGGAGCTCTGGGGCGCCCTGCTGCACGGCGGGACCTGCGTGCTGCACCCCGGCTCGACCCCCGACCCCGCCGTGATCGCGGAGCTGGTCCCCGCGCACGGCGTCACCGCGCTCTGGCTCTCCGCCAGCCTCTTCAACGTCCTGGTGGACGAGGAGACGGAGGTGTTCCGCTCGGTCCGCCAGGTCATCACCGGCGGGGAGGCCGCTTCCAGCGCCCACGTCGCGAGGGTCCAGCGGGCCTTCCCCGGCCTGTCGCTGGTCAACGGCTACGGGCCGGTGGAGAGCATGGTGTTCGCCACCGCCCGCCGGATCCGCGCCGAGGACACCAGGAGGAACTCCGTACCGATCGGGGAGGTGCTCGCCCACACCAGGGTCCACCTGCTCGACGACCGTATGGAGCCGGTACCGCCCGGTCTGACGGGTGAACTGTGGATCGGCGGCGACGGCCTCGCCCTGGGGTACCTGGACCAGCCCGCCATGACGGCGGAACGCTTCATCGCTTCCCCCTTCCACCCGGGGGAGCGGATATACCGGACCGGGGACCTGGCACGCGAACTCCCCGAGGGCAGCCTTGAGTTCATCGGCCGGGCCGACGAGCAGGTCAAGATCCGTGGCTTCCGGGTCGAGCCGGGAGAGGTGCGGGCGGCCCTCCTGAGACATCCCGCGCTGGCGGAGGCGGCGGTCGTCGCCGTCCGGCACGGCGAAGGCCCCAAGCGGCTGGCCGCCTACGTGGTCCCCGCGCCGGACAACGCGGCGCCCACCGCCACCGAGCTGCGCGACTTCCTCAACACCGTGCTGCCTTCCCACATGGTGCCCGCCGCCTTCACCGCGGTGGACCGGCTCCCGCTCACCCCGTCAGGGAAGCTGGACCGGTCCGCGCTGCCCGACCCCGGCTTCGGGGCCGCGGCCGGCGGCGCCCACATACCGCCCCGCGACCCGACCGAGCGGACCCTGGCCCGCATCTGGTCCGAGGTGCTGGGGGTGGAACGGGTCGGTGCCGAGGACAACTTCTTCGAACTGGGCGGGGACTCCATCCTCAGCATGCAGGTCGTCTCCCGTGCGCGGGCCGCCGGGATACCACTCCGTTCCAAGGACGTCTTCCTGCGGCAGACGATCGCCTCGCTGGCCGCCGTACAGGCGCGGACGGAGCAGGCGTCGGCCGACGCACCGGAACCGGCCCACGGGGATGTGCCCACCACCCCCGTCCAGCACTGGTTCCACACCACCCACCCGGTGCGGCCCGACCACTTCGACCAGTACGTCGTCCTCCACCTCGACGCGGACACCGACCGCACCGCGCTGGCCACCTCGGTCGCCGCGCTGCCCGAGTGGCACGACGCGCTGCGCACCCGGGCCGTCCGTGCGGAGACCGGGTGGCGCCAGCACGTCGAACCGGCCGGGGCGGAGAACGTGCTGCCGCTGCGCACCGTCGACCTGAGTGCGCGGACCCCGGAGGAACAGGACTCCGCCGTCGCGGCGTGGCCCCACTCCCCGGACGCCAGGTTCCGGCTGGAGGACCCGGCCAAGTTCGGCGCGGTGCTCTTCGAGCGGGGACAGGGCCGCGGGCCCGCGCTGCTGCTGATCGCGCACCACCTGGTGGTGGACGGCGTCTCCTGGCGCATCCTGACCGAGGACCTGGAGACCGGCTACCGGCAGGCCGCGGCGGGCCGCGCCGTCGACCTGGGAGCGCGCACCACCTCCTTCCGCGCCTGGGCACTGAAGCTCGCCCAGCACACCGCGCGGGGCGGCTTCGCTGACGAGGCCGGCCACTGGGAGGGGGCCGCAGCCCCGAAGACCGCCACCCTGCCGTGCGACGCCGACGGTCCCCGCGACGCCGGTTCCGCACGGACCGTACGGGTGGAGCTGGCGGCAGAGGAGACCGAGGCCCTGCTCAGGCGCGCCCCCGCCGCGTACCACACGGGGGTGGAGACCCTGCTGGTCGCCGCGTGCGCCCGCTCCGTCGCCCGCTGGACAGGACACCACCGCACACACCTCACCATGGAGGGTCACGGGCGCGAGGACATCTTCCCCGACGTCGACCTCACCAGGACCGTGGGCTGGTTCACCTCGCTCTACCCGGTGGCGCTCTCGGTCGATCCCGACGACGGCTGGGACACCGCGCTCCCCTCCGTCAAGGAGCAGCTGCGCGCCGTCCCCGGCAAGGGCGTGGGCTACGGGGCAGGGCGGTACGCGGCGGACGGCGCGCGGGACGCGGGCGAGCAGGGCCTGCCCGAGGTCAGCTTCAACTACCTGGGCAGGTTCGACTCCGGTTCCGCCGCAGAAGGACGGCTGGTGCGCGGCAGCTCGGGCGTCCAGCTGACCGAGGACCCCGGGCAGGCCAGGCCCTTCCTCCTTGAGGTGGTGGCCAGGGTGGAGGGCGGTCGCCTCTCGATGGAGTGGGTGTACTCCCCCGGGGTGCACCGTGCGGAGACCGCTCGGCGGCTCGCTGAGGAGACGGCCGAGGCTCTGCGGGAGATCGTCCGGCACACCGCGGAGCCCTCCGCGGGGCGCGCGACCCCCTCGGACTTCCCGCTGGCCGCGCTGGACCAGCCGGCCCTGGACCGGCTGCCGGTCGACGCCCGCGAGGTGGCGGACCTCTATCCGCTCACCGCGATGCAGAGCGGCATGCTCTACCACAGCATGACCGACCCCGGCCGGAGCCTGTATCTGGAACAGATCTCCTTCACCGTGGAGGGCGTCGACGGCCCCGAACGGCTGGAGCGGGCCTGGCGCCAGGCGGTCGCGGACACCCCGGTGCTGCGCACGGCCGTGCTCACCGAGGGCCCGGCCGAGCCGCTCCAGGCGGTGTACAGGACGGCCTCGCTCGACGTCACCCACCTGGACTGGCGCGAGCGGACCCACCCGGAGCAGCGGCGCGCCGACTGGGCCGAGGTGATGCGCGAGGACCACGCCCGGGGCATGGACCTGGGCAGGCCGCCGCTGACACGGGTGACGCTCGCCCGGCTGCCGGGGGGAGCGGTACAGGTCCTGTGGACCTTCCACCACCTGCTGTTCGACGGCTGGAGCGCTTTCCAGCTGCTGAGCGACGTCCTGGACGGCTGCGGCGCCCCGGTGTCCGGCGGGGGGACCGGCCCGGCGCCGGGGACCGGCTCCCGGCGTCGGCCCTTCCGTGACTACGTCGCGTGGCTGGCCGAGCAGGACATGGCGGGAGCCGCCCGGTACTGGCGGGGGGCGCTGAGCGGGTTCACCGCCCCCACCCCGTTGCCGTGGGACCGCCAGCCCCCGGCCAGGTGGCAGAGCCGCTCGACCGGCCGGCTCGGCCTGACGGTCCCCGCGCGGGTCACCGAGGTGCTGACCAGGACGGCGCGGGAGCATCGGATCACCCTCAACACCCTTGTCCAGGGCGCCTGGGCGCTGCTGCTCTCGCGCGGCAGCGGCGAGAGGGACATCTGCTTCGGCTCCACCCGCTCGATCCGGCCGCCGGAGCTTCCGGGGGCCGAGACGATCCTCGGGCTGCTGATCAACACCTTGCCGGTGCGGGTCGCGGTGCCCCAGGACGCGTCCCTGTTGCCCTGGCTGAACCGGCTCCAGACGGAGCAGAGCGCCGCGCGCGAACACGAGCACCTGCCCCTCACCGACGTGCGGGCGGGCAGCGAAGTGGCTTCGGGCTCGGGGCTGTTCGACAGTGTGCTGATCTTCGAGAACTATCCCGTGGAGGACCTGGAGGGCCGGGCCGACGGTCTGCGGCTGCGTGACGTGGACGGCGACGTGGAGACCACCAACTATCCGCTCGCCGTGACCGTCTACCCCGGCGAGGAGCTGTCCTTCCGCTTCGCCTACGACCCGGAGCTGTTCGAGGAGGAGACCGTACGCCGACTGGCCGACCGGCTCGGCGAGATACTGGCCTCCGCGGCCCGCCGCCCCGACGCCAGGCTGCGCGACCTGGACTGGCTGCCCGCCCAGGAGGAGCGGGAGCTGCTCGCGGCCGGCGAGGGAGAACGGCCCCGGGCGGCGGACGACGGCACGGTGCTCGACCTGCTCCACGCGCAGGCGGCCCGTACGCCGGGCGCTCCTGCGCTGAGTTCGGGGGCCACCACCCTCACCTACCGTGAGCTGGCGGAGCGCTCCGACCGGCTGGCGCACGACCTGGCGGGTCGCGGTGTCGGCCCCGAGGACGTCGTCGCGGTGGCGGCCCGTCCCTCGGCCGACCTGGTGGTCGCGCTGATCGGCGTACTCAAGGCGGGTGCGGCCTACCTGCCGCTCGCCCCCGATCACCCCTCCGAGCGGACCGCGTTGATCCTCCAGGAGGCGTCCCCCGCGCTGGTCCTGTCCGACTCCGCGGGTCTGCGGGCGCTGCCTGAGGGGCTGAGCCCACTGCCCGTCGAGAACGCGGGGGCCGACGGCGCGGGAGGTCCGCGCCCCGGTCCGCCGACGGACCGGGACCGCACCGCGCCGCTGCGCCCCGGACACCCCGCCTACATCCTGTACACGTCCGGCTCCACCGGGCGCCCCAAGGGCGTGGTGGTCGAGCACCGGTCGCTCGCCGACTACGTCCGCTGGGCCGCCCTGGCCTATCCGGGGTCGGCGGGCGGCGCGGTGCTGCACTCACCGCTCACCTTCGACCTGACGGTGACCTCGCTCTACCCGCCCCTGGCCGGCGGAGGACATGTGCGGATCGCCGAGCTGGAGGACGCGGCGAAGCTGACCGGAGCCGGGGCGGACACGGTCCTGAAGGCCACGCCCGCCCATCTTCCGCTGCTCGACTCATTCGGCGGCGACCTGCCGGGTGGCGGCCAACTCGTCCTGGGCGGCGAGCAGTTGCTCGGCGAGTCGGTAGCGCGCTGGCGGCAGGGACGGCCCCGGGCCACCATCGTCAACGAGTACGGCCCCACCGAGGCGACCGTGGGCTGTATGGAGTACCGGATACCGCCGGGCGCCGAGATCCCTCCGGGGCCTGTGCCGATCGGCAGGCCCCGGGCCGGCACGCGGCTGCGCGTACTGGACGCGGGGCTGCGGCAGGTGCCCGTGGGTGTCCCGGGGGAGCTGTACGTGGCCGGCACCGGACTGGCGCGCGGCTACGTACGGCGACCGGCGCTGACGGCGGAGCGCTTCGTCGCGGACCCCTACGGCCCGTCAGGCAGCAGGATGTACCGGACCGGGGACCTGGTGCGCAGGCGCCCCGACGGCGACCTGGAGTTCGTCGGACGCACCGACCACCAGGTGAAGATCCGCGGACACCGCATCGAACTCGGCGAGGTGGAGGCCGCGTTGGCCGCCCACCCCTCGGTCTCCGAGGCCGCGGCGCTGGCCCTGCCGGTACCGGAGTCCCGGGACGGCGGACCGGGGGCGGACGGGACCGGCGGGACGAACGGGGCGGACGAGCCGCGCATGCGGCTGGTCGGCTACCTGGTGCCGTCGCCCGGCCACCGGCCGGACCCGGCGGACGTACGCGCGGCCCTCGGAGGGCAGCTGCCCGCGTACATGGTCCCCGCCGCGGTGGTCGTGGTGGACGCGCTGCCGCTGACCGTCAACGGCAAGCTGGACCGCGCGGCGCTGCCGGAACCCCCCGCCCAGGAGGGCGGCGCCCACACCGCTCCGCGCACCCCCACCGAGGAGGCGGTCGCCGAACTGTGGGGGGCGCTGCTCGGCGTGGAACGGGTCGGCGCGTACGACGACTTCTTCGAACTGGGCGGCGATTCGCTGCTCAGCCTCCAGGCCGTACTGCGCATGAAGGTCGCCTTCGGCCTGGACCTCTCGCCCCGCGACGTCCTGAACAAGCCGACCGTGGCCGCCCTGGCAGAGCTGATCGAGGATCTCGTCATCGCCGAACTGGAACAAGCCGCCGCCGAGGAGGCGTGA